The Methanobrevibacter arboriphilus JCM 13429 = DSM 1125 genome includes a region encoding these proteins:
- a CDS encoding ATP-grasp domain-containing protein, translated as MKVLFIGARLFDDVDFYLKEKNIESILTESNSNASNLDCANKYFIVPRGMDEPIRIAKEENVDGIISLIGIDDPLMDVALAKEKVENELKIPFIASNARTISISSDKIETKKFFIKNNINTSKFQILNSYNFEEFISSFESSMISSKNSLNNSKNNISENNISENNNLENNILENYNLKNYNLDFPVVFKQRSGQGGRDISIIQNIDEAKDYFYEFNEALCEEFIEGSEISIEVLCFNNSYMPLVPVYKGETSLNGLHPLNKVRCAPADVQGLNNEYVKKVAYLIAKELKAEGTIDIDFIFSKHDKVLYALEINTRPSGTRYLTAAATNIYPLTKLIDMVSGDFNINSLNEEMKDYFALEIPIGNFDDKQVSDKQVNSKEFNVKQVNDNQAIGKQVNGKEFNDNQFNGKKSNKSLKKFNKNSWVLHGPSNYERLTISAESKAEAKKLAKKLIGKRFYEFCLDEL; from the coding sequence ATGAAGGTTTTATTTATTGGAGCAAGATTATTTGATGATGTTGATTTCTATTTAAAAGAAAAAAACATTGAAAGTATTTTAACTGAATCAAATTCTAATGCTTCTAACTTAGATTGTGCTAATAAATATTTTATTGTTCCAAGAGGTATGGATGAACCTATTAGGATAGCTAAAGAAGAGAATGTTGATGGAATTATTTCTCTTATTGGGATTGATGATCCTTTGATGGATGTTGCTTTAGCTAAAGAAAAGGTAGAAAATGAATTAAAAATCCCTTTTATAGCTTCTAATGCTCGTACTATTTCAATTAGCTCTGATAAGATAGAAACAAAAAAATTTTTTATTAAAAATAATATTAACACTTCTAAATTTCAAATATTAAATTCTTATAATTTTGAGGAATTTATTAGTTCCTTTGAATCTTCAATGATATCTTCTAAAAATTCTTTAAACAATTCAAAAAATAATATTTCAGAAAATAATATTTCAGAAAATAATAATTTAGAAAATAATATTTTAGAGAATTATAATTTAAAAAATTATAATTTAGATTTTCCAGTTGTTTTTAAGCAAAGAAGTGGTCAAGGTGGACGAGATATATCTATAATTCAAAATATTGATGAAGCAAAAGATTATTTTTATGAGTTTAATGAAGCACTTTGTGAAGAATTTATTGAAGGTAGTGAAATATCTATTGAGGTTTTATGTTTTAATAATAGCTATATGCCTCTTGTTCCTGTTTATAAAGGAGAAACATCTCTTAATGGCTTACATCCTTTAAATAAAGTTAGGTGTGCTCCTGCAGATGTTCAGGGTTTAAATAATGAATATGTAAAGAAAGTTGCATATTTAATAGCTAAAGAGCTTAAAGCTGAAGGAACTATTGATATTGATTTTATATTTTCTAAACATGATAAAGTGTTGTATGCTTTAGAAATTAATACTCGTCCAAGTGGTACTAGATATTTAACTGCAGCTGCAACTAATATTTATCCTTTGACTAAATTAATTGACATGGTTTCTGGAGATTTTAATATTAATTCTCTTAATGAAGAAATGAAAGATTATTTTGCTTTGGAAATTCCTATTGGTAATTTTGATGATAAACAAGTTAGTGATAAACAAGTTAATTCTAAAGAGTTTAATGTTAAACAAGTTAATGATAATCAAGCTATTGGTAAACAAGTTAATGGTAAAGAATTTAATGATAATCAGTTTAATGGTAAAAAATCAAATAAGTCTCTTAAAAAATTTAATAAAAATTCATGGGTTCTTCATGGTCCTTCTAATTATGAGCGTTTAACTATTAGTGCAGAATCAAAAGCAGAAGCTAAAAAATTAGCTAAAAAACTCATTGGAAAAAGGTTTTATGAGTTTTGTTTAGATGAATTATAG
- a CDS encoding Mur ligase family protein has translation MIDTRITIDSLARAISGNVVGASDFRSPGGFTGIFNILKDSSEGDIVIRHWIDEKGIKIASSKNVACIITEDPRGNSIEIANDLKIPLIVVKKIEEANAIALNWSIKNFVPNSKRIIISGTNGKSTTSHMIYHILKSTGANTLTNTDSKSEFNTLIDPMVPKIISEHVLSNDNPLDYLVIEASEVQGWLGKLMHNHALLMTKAVNPDVGVVTNVAIDHIGLVNSIEEVFEETSGIAKGMNKGTLVLNHDDKYVFNMADFAESSVETFYFSMNSVIKDININTNTITNNNANTNTKVNDINNTGINNVDINNTKDITNNVNDIESNNCLIYDTESKSIIYKSKPILNIEELPFNSDHFIQNTLAAISACLSLNIKIKDIVDGVKSYKSLKRRFRKINCNPTIIDDFAHNPEGIKATINAVTNFPHKNLKIICAIRGSRGKEINEINAKAIVEALKDINNNYDTNYNNHNNNHNNNHNNTNNTNNSIYNTNNNYNNHKNNSENNYNNNYNNHGKNNSKIIAKNKNNEELKDENINKVEIILSSSSDVVDESNFVEEFEEETFFNELNKENIGYTHYKMLKDALYDVYNSSKVDDLILLIGAQGMDPAEKLLNEIFNEDN, from the coding sequence ATGATTGATACAAGGATTACTATTGATTCATTAGCTAGAGCTATTTCTGGAAATGTTGTTGGAGCTTCAGATTTTAGATCTCCTGGAGGCTTTACTGGAATTTTTAATATATTAAAAGATTCTAGTGAGGGAGATATAGTAATAAGACATTGGATCGATGAAAAGGGAATAAAAATTGCTTCTAGTAAAAATGTTGCTTGTATAATTACAGAAGATCCTAGGGGAAATTCTATAGAAATAGCTAATGATTTAAAGATTCCTTTAATAGTTGTAAAAAAGATTGAAGAAGCAAATGCTATTGCTTTAAATTGGTCTATAAAAAATTTTGTTCCTAATTCTAAAAGAATAATTATCAGTGGTACTAATGGTAAATCAACAACATCTCATATGATTTATCACATATTAAAATCTACAGGAGCTAATACATTAACAAACACTGATTCAAAATCTGAATTTAATACATTAATTGATCCTATGGTCCCTAAAATTATTTCTGAGCATGTTTTATCTAATGATAATCCATTAGATTATCTTGTTATTGAAGCTTCTGAGGTTCAGGGATGGTTAGGTAAATTAATGCATAATCATGCTCTTTTAATGACTAAAGCAGTTAATCCTGATGTTGGTGTAGTGACTAATGTAGCTATTGATCATATTGGTCTTGTTAATTCAATCGAAGAGGTTTTTGAAGAAACTTCGGGAATTGCTAAAGGCATGAATAAAGGAACTTTAGTTTTAAATCATGATGATAAATATGTATTTAATATGGCAGATTTTGCTGAAAGTAGTGTTGAAACTTTTTATTTCTCAATGAACTCTGTTATTAAAGATATTAATATTAATACTAATACTATTACTAATAATAATGCTAATACTAATACTAAAGTTAATGATATTAATAATACTGGTATTAACAATGTAGATATTAATAATACTAAAGATATTACTAATAATGTTAATGATATTGAAAGTAACAACTGTTTAATTTATGATACTGAAAGTAAATCCATAATATACAAATCTAAGCCAATATTGAATATTGAGGAGCTTCCATTTAATAGCGATCATTTTATTCAAAATACTCTTGCAGCTATTTCAGCTTGCCTATCACTTAACATTAAAATTAAAGATATAGTGGATGGTGTAAAGTCATATAAATCTCTTAAAAGAAGATTCCGGAAAATTAATTGTAATCCTACAATAATTGATGATTTTGCCCATAATCCTGAAGGTATAAAAGCAACTATTAATGCAGTAACTAATTTTCCTCATAAAAATCTTAAAATCATCTGTGCAATTCGAGGGTCAAGAGGTAAAGAAATTAATGAAATTAATGCTAAAGCTATTGTTGAAGCTTTAAAAGATATAAATAATAACTACGATACTAATTATAATAACCATAACAATAATCATAATAATAATCATAATAATACTAATAATACTAATAATAGTATTTATAATACTAACAATAATTATAATAATCATAAAAACAATTCTGAAAATAATTATAATAATAATTATAATAATCATGGCAAAAATAATTCTAAGATAATAGCCAAAAATAAGAACAATGAAGAATTAAAAGATGAAAATATTAATAAAGTGGAAATAATTTTATCTAGTAGTTCTGATGTTGTTGATGAATCAAACTTTGTTGAAGAGTTTGAAGAAGAAACTTTCTTTAATGAGTTAAATAAAGAGAATATCGGATATACTCATTATAAAATGCTTAAAGATGCTTTATATGATGTTTATAATTCTTCTAAAGTTGATGACCTTATTTTATTAATAGGTGCTCAGGGAATGGATCCTGCTGAAAAATTATTGAATGAGATATTTAACGAAGATAACTAA
- a CDS encoding glycosyltransferase family 4 protein, which yields MNYFDVLILFIISFASSVAFTYYIRKILIGANVSDNPIVSEHRHKAGTPTMGGIAFLFSVLFVASIYFKNQYILVTSLIMLTAGIAGLLDDLIGFKVKEYQKLIKNITNSPLTIGQLTLNPGEEARAATPKAKEVVDDLLAENKLEFVAELPIKNEMGEIEKIIGQLVIGIFLVITGAVVTLGGFSLGPFVLIGGTTIGLLAIPVILIAVIGAINAINLIDGMDGLASGIIAIASIGCALFGFINGNSGAMFAFTLLAAISLGFLVFNRYPASIFMGDTGSFALGAGFATAVLITNIPYFGVLSLAVPIVSVIISLIHRAKIIRLPVEPLHHTLNYNGMSEKKIVFSYWLLTAVVCIIGLLVDYYIFI from the coding sequence ATGAACTATTTTGATGTATTGATATTATTTATAATAAGTTTTGCTTCTTCTGTTGCATTCACATATTATATACGGAAGATTTTAATTGGTGCCAATGTTTCAGACAACCCTATTGTTTCAGAACATAGGCATAAAGCTGGTACTCCTACTATGGGGGGTATAGCTTTTCTTTTTTCTGTATTGTTTGTAGCATCAATTTATTTTAAAAATCAATATATTTTAGTTACTTCCCTTATAATGCTTACAGCAGGAATCGCTGGTCTTTTAGATGATTTGATTGGTTTTAAAGTAAAAGAGTATCAAAAATTAATAAAAAATATCACGAATTCTCCATTAACTATTGGACAATTAACTTTAAATCCTGGTGAAGAAGCTAGAGCTGCAACTCCAAAAGCAAAAGAGGTTGTTGATGATTTATTAGCTGAAAATAAGCTAGAATTTGTAGCTGAACTTCCTATAAAAAATGAGATGGGTGAAATTGAAAAAATCATTGGTCAGTTAGTTATAGGTATATTTCTTGTAATTACTGGTGCAGTTGTTACTCTTGGTGGATTTTCATTAGGTCCTTTTGTATTGATTGGTGGAACTACAATAGGATTATTAGCTATTCCAGTTATTTTAATTGCTGTTATTGGTGCTATTAATGCTATTAATTTGATTGATGGTATGGATGGTTTAGCTAGTGGTATTATAGCTATTGCTTCTATTGGTTGTGCTTTATTTGGTTTTATAAATGGTAATTCTGGGGCAATGTTTGCTTTTACTCTTTTAGCTGCAATTAGTCTTGGATTTTTAGTATTTAATCGTTATCCTGCCTCTATTTTTATGGGAGATACTGGTTCTTTTGCTTTAGGTGCAGGATTTGCAACAGCAGTGCTTATAACAAATATTCCTTACTTTGGAGTCTTATCTTTAGCAGTTCCTATTGTTTCAGTTATTATCAGCTTAATTCATAGGGCAAAAATCATTCGTCTTCCTGTTGAACCTTTACACCATACTTTAAATTATAATGGAATGTCTGAAAAGAAGATAGTATTTAGTTATTGGCTTTTAACAGCTGTTGTTTGTATAATTGGGTTATTAGTTGATTATTATATTTTCATATAA
- a CDS encoding methyltransferase domain-containing protein — MKFYATPYHSNLIKDIDRLSVFYEGINDYYKSISNNENNKTQDNNKKISTVFDLGCGSGVLSYFASKYSKRVLAIDNDDKSIQCAKKIFKENNIDNVNFIAADASSFEFTESADLIICEMLDTALIDEEEVPVLNNVRKYLKSNGKIIPQGIINIAEPVYMENSYTHYEDEDFHGKKPDYQILGDHVIFSCIDFLDEIIPEFETIINFKLDKVKDTTNISINEFDNNFSDSSDSNSFNNFNNFKFNGIKITTFTIINENIVCGPTPMLNPPILIPLSSSYNISKNNLSNNTNTNNTNNKNNSNNSNINNKINNKNNSNNSNNSNINNKINNKNNSTHSNINNKNNINSNTNGNTNNINGVNNNNTIFINDNLNELRLSVRLKYVMGGGVETIEADII, encoded by the coding sequence ATGAAATTTTATGCAACTCCTTATCATTCTAATCTAATTAAGGATATTGATAGATTGTCAGTTTTTTATGAAGGGATTAATGATTACTATAAATCCATTTCTAATAATGAAAATAATAAAACTCAAGACAATAATAAAAAAATTTCTACTGTATTTGATCTGGGTTGTGGTTCTGGTGTTCTTTCTTATTTTGCTTCAAAATATTCTAAAAGGGTCTTAGCTATAGATAATGATGATAAGTCTATTCAATGTGCTAAAAAAATTTTTAAAGAAAACAATATTGATAATGTTAATTTTATAGCTGCTGATGCATCTTCATTTGAATTTACAGAGTCTGCAGATTTAATAATTTGTGAAATGTTAGATACTGCTTTAATTGATGAAGAAGAAGTTCCAGTTTTAAATAATGTTCGTAAATATCTTAAAAGTAATGGAAAAATTATTCCTCAGGGGATTATTAATATTGCTGAACCTGTTTATATGGAGAACAGTTATACACATTATGAAGACGAAGATTTTCATGGCAAAAAGCCTGATTATCAAATTTTAGGAGACCATGTTATATTTTCTTGCATTGATTTTTTAGATGAGATTATACCTGAATTTGAAACAATTATTAATTTTAAACTTGATAAGGTTAAGGATACAACTAATATATCGATTAATGAGTTTGACAATAATTTTAGTGACTCTAGTGACTCTAATAGCTTTAATAATTTTAATAATTTTAAATTTAATGGTATTAAAATAACAACTTTTACTATAATAAATGAGAATATTGTTTGTGGTCCTACTCCTATGCTAAATCCTCCTATTTTAATTCCTTTATCCTCTAGCTATAATATATCTAAGAATAATCTTAGTAATAATACTAATACTAACAATACTAATAATAAGAATAATAGTAATAATAGTAATATTAATAATAAGATTAATAATAAGAATAATAGCAATAATAGTAATAATAGTAATATTAATAATAAGATTAATAATAAGAATAATAGTACTCATAGTAATATTAATAATAAGAATAATATTAATAGTAATACTAATGGGAATACTAATAATATTAATGGGGTTAATAACAACAATACTATTTTTATTAATGATAATTTAAATGAATTAAGATTATCGGTTAGATTGAAATATGTTATGGGTGGAGGAGTTGAAACAATTGAAGCTGATATAATATAA
- the hycI gene encoding hydrogenase maturation peptidase HycI, with protein MVVLGIGNELRGDDSIGPYVIKELESMSMDFNSSNNSNTNNSNKKFNRNMIFIDGGSAPENFTGLIKNENPSHLLIIDAALMGTNPSSVKTIVKDELPTINASTHSMSLSYLIKYLEADIDFDFLLIGIEPVSMNLGDEISYNVLKSADEVIDTLSSLLFD; from the coding sequence TTGGTTGTTTTAGGCATTGGAAATGAATTAAGGGGTGATGATTCAATAGGTCCTTATGTTATAAAAGAACTTGAAAGCATGTCTATGGATTTTAATTCTTCTAATAATTCAAATACAAACAATTCTAATAAAAAATTTAATAGAAATATGATATTTATTGATGGAGGTTCTGCTCCTGAAAATTTTACAGGATTAATAAAAAATGAGAATCCTAGCCATCTATTGATAATTGATGCTGCTTTAATGGGAACTAATCCTAGTAGTGTAAAGACTATTGTAAAAGATGAATTACCTACTATTAATGCTTCAACTCATTCAATGTCTTTATCTTATTTGATTAAATATTTGGAAGCTGATATTGATTTTGATTTTCTTTTAATAGGTATTGAACCAGTAAGTATGAATTTAGGAGATGAAATATCTTATAATGTTTTAAAAAGTGCTGATGAGGTAATAGATACACTTTCATCATTATTGTTTGATTAA